A window from Zingiber officinale cultivar Zhangliang chromosome 7A, Zo_v1.1, whole genome shotgun sequence encodes these proteins:
- the LOC122001277 gene encoding 60S ribosomal protein L12-1-like: MLAFKFKKTTVVKMKILSRLYILSRPRRNPNRLFGIVTAAANDAAMPPKLDPTQIMDVYVRVTGGEVGAASSLAPKIGPLGLSPKKVGEDIAKETAKDWKGLRVTVKLTVQNRQAKVSVVPSAAALVIKALKEPERDRKKTKNIKHNGNISLDDVVEIARVMRPRSMAKDLSGTVKEILGTCVSVGCTVDGKDPKDLQQEIRDGDAEVPLD; this comes from the coding sequence ATGCTAGCTTTTAAATTTAAGAAAACTACAGTGGTCAAAATGAAAATTCTCTCACGTTTATATATACTCTCCCGCCCCAGGCGAAACCCTAATCGACTCTTCGGGATCGTCACTGCTGCCGCCAACGACGCCGCGATGCCTCCCAAGCTCGATCCCACGCAGATAATGGACGTCTACGTTCGAGTCACTGGAGGAGAAGTCGGTGCCGCCAGTTCGCTGGCTCCAAAGATCGGCCCTCTGGGTCTCTCCCCGAAGAAGGTAGGAGAAGACATCGCCAAGGAGACGGCCAAGGACTGGAAGGGCCTCCGCGTGACGGTGAAGCTCACTGTGCAGAACCGGCAGGCCAAGGTCAGCGTGGTACCCTCCGCCGCCGCCCTCGTCATTAAGGCACTCAAGGAGCCCGAGCGCGATCGTAAAAAGACCAAAAACATCAAGCACAATGGCAACATCTCCCTTGATGACGTCGTCGAGATTGCCCGGGTGATGAGGCCCAGGTCCATGGCCAAGGATCTCTCCGGCACCGTCAAGGAGATCCTGGGCACCTGTGTCTCCGTCGGATGCACGGTCGATGGGAAGGACCCCAAGGATCTTCAGCAGGAGATCCGCGATGGAGATGCCGAGGTACCACTCGACTGA
- the LOC122001276 gene encoding proteasome subunit beta type-6-like — protein MDFDLNAPHSMGTTIIGVTYDGGVVLGADSRTSTGMYVANRASDKITQLTDNVYICRSGSAADSQVISDYVRYFLHQHTIQLGQPATVKVAANLVRLLSYQNKNMLQMGVIIGGWDKYEGGQIYSVPLGGTILKQPFAIGGSGSSYLYGFFDQAWKEGMSKDEAEKLVVKAVSLAIARDGASGGVVRTVIINADGVTKNFYSGDSLPLWHEELEPQNSLLDILSSSSPEPMNT, from the exons ATGGATTTCGACCTCAATGCTCCCCATTCAATGGGAACGACGATCATCGGGGTAACCTACGACGGCGGCGTCGTCCTCGGCGCCGATTCCAGGACGAGCACAG ggaTGTATGTCGCAAATCGGGCGTCGGACAAGATCACCCAGCTGACAGACAACGTATACATTTGCCGTTCTGGATCG GCTGCTGATTCCCAGGTTATCTCTGATTATGTCAGATACTTCCTTCATCAACACAC AATTCAACTTGGGCAACCTGCAACTGTCAAGGTGGCAGCTAATTTAGTTAGATTATTGTCTTATCAAAACAAG AATATGTTGCAAATGGGTGTCATTATTGGTGGATGGGACAAATATGAAGGAGGCCAAATATATTCAGTGCCCCTTGGAGGGACTATTTTGAAGCAGCCTTTTGCAATTGGAG GATCTGGCTCAAGTTACCTTTATGGGTTTTTTGACCAAGCATGGAAAGAGGGGATGAGCAAAGATGAAGCTGAG AAATTAGTTGTGAAGGCTGTCTCTCTCGCTATTGCACGGGACGGAGCAAGTGGAGGTGTTGTTCGGACAGTTATA ATAAATGCAGATGGTGTCACAAAGAATTTCTACTCCGGTGACTCACTTCCTCTCTGGCATGAAGAGCTGGAGCCACAAAACTCCCTTCTCGACATCCTCTCATCCAGCAGCCCGGAGCCGATGAACACTTGA